The Drosophila innubila isolate TH190305 chromosome 2L unlocalized genomic scaffold, UK_Dinn_1.0 4_B_2L, whole genome shotgun sequence genome segment tgttttatactaattacagtataaggagttgattaaaagtgaaaacttgagatttaaaattttgaattttcgaaaatttcaaaggggggacccttaccatcaaaatcgagtcttggtcaaatataatgaaattttttaaattaattaaatttgaatacagaatgaatatagaagccaaaccatgattaaaatgacattccgcttgaaaatcggtacagttttgccaaagttatgacatttcgaagttgctcaagcctctgacttAGCcaactttacatgtcaaaatatttcttaattttgacatgattttttacaagaaaaatatagacATGTCTAGGCAAttccctttttatttaaacttacaCTACAGATGATCATATCATTGATTATCGATTCCATCATACCTGGAATAGTCCTTTTTACAGAGTATAAAACCGCGCCTTGTAAAACAACTGGAGCCGACGTCGGCTAACATCGCTCCACAGATGGTACATTTTAGGCAACCGTTATGCCAATATCTGTCTAAAGCATATAAAAGATATCTATCACTTATTTTATCTatgaaaatatagaaaaagaaagaaatttgtTAGTGCATCAAATATAAAAGGGATATTATTTTGAGATatgttatatgtatgttttgggcaaatgcaacaattagaataaacatatatgtattcagttgggaatatacatatacgatATTAAAGAAAGTTAGTCACATATACTGTGTCCTAATTACAACATAGTTAAACTATTAAgtcttatattataaatatatattcttatataCTAGACTATTAAATAAGATTCCAgctaaattattgattttgttgtgaAATCAAAAACAGCACAATAAACtctatttttaaagctattcATAAATCCattcgtttttgtttataattttagcttatttaaataattgtaaggCTTGAAAAGTGTTGAAACTTACCTCCACAACCGGCACACAACTTAGTTAATGTGCTGGGATTTATTAACTGTTGGTTATTGAAGTCATTCGAAGATTCATCCATAAACGACAATTGAGACGATGATATATTTGAGTTACTTTCAGCAATATCCTTGTTGTGGTTCGTCCGATAACCAATAACTACTGATGGAAAGTTTTCCGGACTAGAGGAATCCTGCTGATGTGCCGCTAGTATATCAGTATATGAATGGAACGATGCATTCATTGcaacaaattgtaatttctATGAATTACATTAATAAAGGCATAAAGGTGCTGTTTATTGCACGGAGATTTCTGCAAGTAcacaattaaacaaacaatgtcagtattattattatgattttaaaatatattatgtttCTATAATACTATAggtttattataataaattaccatatttaattaatcattaaagtaatgattgaaatttaacaataagAATCCACCCAAATTCTTCTAGTTAgtcaaaatacataattaatacattggttttaatttttaaaaacaaacaaattaagcacaacaaaattttgtcaattttatttaactgccaaagtatattaaaaatatataaaaccaagagatggcattttaaaaattatgttaaaacaATTAGTTGACCAACTGTATGTATTCTTAAACCAACACATACgtttgtatatgtacatatgtatgcacgtGCATACAAAATAAGTTATTCAGTCGCAGAGACTCCCAACCGGTAAATGATTTGGGCTgtctatgtatatatgtatgtggatatatgtatgtatttagctgtatgtgcatgtatgtacgtactgttgtacatatttaatttgcttgactattgaaaaacaaataattattaatacatGCGTATGTATATCTGCATGTGCAtgttgtgtgtatatatgtactatatatatgtgCAAAGGATTTCTGGTCAAAATGTTGCcgcttgtttttttgtatttggtgttcgatttgcattttagtactTGTTGATGAAACATACATACCTACATaccatacaaatgtatgtattagcatatatacatattaacatGCAAATACTTacaaacacatatacatattctgAATGACTTGATAGTTTCAcactatacatatttacatttaagtaattatgtacatatatgcttaattatttcaatttggatTTATGTACATTAATATTGTTCGTTTGCACACTTTCAAATATGtgcaaatacacatacataactATTCACAAATGAAACATAAATAGCATTGAAGATTGTTTTTGCAACACAAGTTTCGAGTGCCGGAATGCCCTACTATCGATTACTACTTACATGTCAAAgatattaaactaaattcgGTTTTCCCGTAAACACTTTGGCtctaatatataataacaaagGTGTTTTGATAATAAATAGCGTTCCTAatgttaaatacaaaattcataGAGATGAAAGTGCTGACAATCGATAACTCTAAGGATGTGGCAAATCTTGATCAATAGAAACATTGCGATTTCTATCGGTTCCAACTACAATAAGTTGATTAATTACTTTTATGaaacatgaaatttatatttgcatattttacatgtgttttgtgttcatttttattatctgtgtagtgtatctgtgtatctgagTTATCCTATAAAATGTAATGTATTATGCCAGCTGAGAagttataaatacattaaaaggTTTTTTTAAAGTTCTACTAGATTAAAAGATAAAGTAGAATAGTAATtagttgtttataaatatagatgTTATAACAATCATAAATCATTTCGAgcaaattgtattataaaaatttctggTTTAATTTAGTACTCAGGTAATCAGAAAATTCTGCTAGCCCAGTGtgcatatttttgattatgtttAAGGGCCGTATCGAGTAGAACAAAAAACGTTCTGGTAGGTCTAAGCTTCATATAAAAAAGGCCCTTTTTTAAATGGAGTTGAAACCAGCAGAATCGATTATGCTTATCTAATTACCTAGATATATTAGTCATTGTCAGTGGATTGCAGCTTAATTTTCTGGTCGCATGTGAATCGCTAATCTCCTCTGGGtctctttaaaattgaatacatattttttttgctgatgagctttatttactttattcaCTTCATTGCTAAGCACAAGTTGGCTAAATATTCATTGCTTTccttattgatttttattttatcttctttttaaCTGAAGGCTAGTAATTTGTTCGTGGTCTGGTTTACTGCTTCTTTATAGCTTGGAACGTCCAATTCGTGTgcaattttgctattatttaAACCTACATTGACTTGGATGTTTTCATCATtttggaatatatatatatattttattcttatcaaaatatttttaatcacccataaataaaatttaaagaaaaatgcaaTGAAGTAACCAAAATTGGTCAAAGTATCTAATATAGGTAAAGCTGTGGTTATaatatgtacaatttttaaaaattgtaaactcaaatgttttaaaaaattatgtaattttttagaaaataattttcaaaagtttAGCAATAATgcgaattcaaaataaaataaaggcatatttaaaatacttaacaaCTTTGTAGAAATGTTTGATTATGTGAACTAAATAGATTTTGTCAAagatataacaaaaaatacttacaatattcaaaaatgtatttaaaacaagTAACAGTGCTCTAGTGAAGAGGTCGACTAGAAGATAccatgtaaaaataaaattttttgtaattaccATTAATCGCTTTTCGAGTCACAAACGAATGGcacattatatttttacattcaGATGGACTTTAATACGATTAAAAGGAAAGATATATGCatgttttaaaacttaaaacttac includes the following:
- the LOC117780066 gene encoding LIM domain transcription factor LMO4.2 isoform X1; translation: MNASFHSYTDILAAHQQDSSSPENFPSVVIGYRTNHNKDIAESNSNISSSQLSFMDESSNDFNNQQLINPSTLTKLCAGCGDKISDRYLLYALDRYWHNGCLKCTICGAMLADVGSSCFTRRGFILCKKDYSSMFGTSGVCSGCGESIPPNEMVAKALSGINNIDLQNQQKQIINCVFHLRCFSCAKCGSNLRPGDRYAMVGASLVCEQDWHKLLKNPSNSNGTLAQRKGKVGRPRRSKD
- the LOC117780066 gene encoding LIM domain transcription factor LMO4.2 isoform X2, producing the protein MNASFHSYTDILAAHQQDSSSPENFPSVVIGYRTNHNKDIAESNSNISSSQLSFMDESSNDFNNQQLINPSTLTKLCAGCGDRYWHNGCLKCTICGAMLADVGSSCFTRRGFILCKKDYSSMFGTSGVCSGCGESIPPNEMVAKALSGINNIDLQNQQKQIINCVFHLRCFSCAKCGSNLRPGDRYAMVGASLVCEQDWHKLLKNPSNSNGTLAQRKGKVGRPRRSKD